The nucleotide sequence AGACGTCCCGGCCGGAGTCCGCTCCGGACACCGGGCCCGCCGCCGTCACCGTCTTCGCCTCCGCCCGCAGTTGGATCGAGTCCGACGCCGTCGACCAGTGCCACCAGGTGGCCGCCCTGGACGGCATGGTCTCGGTCGCCGGCATGCCGGACCTGCACCCCGGCAAGGGTGCCCCGATCGGCGCCGCCATGGTCTCGACCGTGCTGTACCCGTTCCTGGTCGGCTCCGACATCGGCTGCGGCATCGCGGTCTTCCCGGTCGACCTGAAACGGGTCGTACCCGAGCAGGTCGCCCGCCGTTTCCCGGACCTCGACGTCGCCCTGAACCCGGAGCGGGACGTCGACCACCCGGCCTGGGCCGTGCTGGACGGCGAGATCCCGGCCGGCCACCTCGACGGACTCGGGACGGTGGGCCGGGGCAACCACTTCGTCGAGCTGGCCCGGATCCGGACCGTCCTCGACCCGGGCCACACCGCCCGGCTCGGGCTCGCCGCCGACGACCTGGTGCTGATCGTGCACAGCGGCTCCCGGGGGCTGGGCGAGCGGATCCTGCGGGCGCACACCGAGCGGTACGGCGCCGGACCGGCCGCCGATCCGGCGGACTACCTACGGCGGCACGACGAAGCCGTCCGCTGGGGGTCGCTCAACCGCCGGCTGCTGGCCGCCCGGGTCCTGCACGCGCTGGGCGCCAGCCCGACCGAGCCGATCGTCGACGAGTGCCACAACCTCGTCGAGTGCCGCGACGGGGCGTACCTGCACCGCAAGGGTGCCGCCCCGGGCGACGGCCGGGACGTGCTGGTCGCCGGCACCCGGGGCACCTGCTCCTATCTGGTGGCCGCGCACGCCGGCCCGCAGGCCAACTTCTCGGTGGCGCACGGCGCCGGCCGCAAGATGTCCCGGGCCGACGCGCTGCGCCGGGGGCGGGTCAAGCACACCGTCGAGGAGCTGCGGCGTACCCCGGTGGGGTCGCTTGTGGTCTGCGGGGACCGCCAACTGCTCTTCGAGGAGGCGCCGACGGCGTACAAGCGGATCGAACAGGTGATCGCGGACCTGGTCGCGCACGGACTGGCCACCCCGGCCGCCACGACGGTGCCGGTGGTGACCTACAAGACCATCGACCGCGGCGGCCCGGCCCGTCCCGCCGGGCGGCGAGAGCGCCCGGAGCACCGCCGGGGTCGGGGGCGGCGGTGAGCGCGACGGCACCGGCCAGCCAGTTGCTGATCTCGGCCGGGCGGGGCCCGCAGGAGTGCGCCTGGGCGGTCGCCCAGTTGCTGCGCAGACTGTCGGCGGAGGCCGCCCGGCGGGGGCTGGTGACGTCCCGGGTCGAGTCGGTGCCCGGGGACCGGCCCGGCACCTACCGGTCGGTGCTGGTCGGGATCGCCGGCGACGGTGCCGAGGAGTTCGCCGACTCGTGGACGGGCACCCTCTGCTGGCAGGCGCCGAGCCCCTACCGGGCGGGCGCGGGCCGGAAGAACTGGTACGTCGTCGCCCGCCCCTGCCGGCTCGACGCCCCGCGCACGCCGTTCGCGGAGGTGGACGTCGAGGTCGTCGGCTGCCGCACCGGCGGGCCGGGCGGGCAGCACCGGAACAAGGCGAGTACCGCCGTGCGGGCTACCCACCGCCCGTCCGGGATCGTGGTGGTGGTCGACACCGAGCGGCAGTTCAGCCAGAACCGCCGGATCGCCCTGGAGCTGATCCGGCAGCGCATCGCGGCCGGCGACCGGGCGGCGGGTCAGGCGCTCGGCACCGCCCGCTGGCGGATCCATGACGATCTCGTCCGCGGCGACCCGGTACGGGTCGAACGGCCCTGACCCACGCCCGGACGCTGGTCAGGGCCTCGGGGTCGGGACGTGCGGGTGTGCGCCGACGAGTTCCTCCGGCGCGGAGAGGGACCACGCCTCGTAGACCAGTTCGGCGAGTTCGTCGACGTCGATCCGGGGCAGGTGCACGACGACCCAGCCGAAGCCGCCGGCGGTGAACTGCACCTCGAAGACGTCCGGCCGCTCGGCGACCAGCGCCGCCTGTTCCGACAGCGACTGTTTCAGCCCGACAGTGCTGGTACGCGGCCAGTGGTAGCCGAAGCGGATGCCCCGGACGCTGAACGAGGTGTAGTCCCGCGCCTGGGCGTGCTCGACCTCGGCCAGCCTCGCCACCATCCGCAGGAACTGCGCGCTCGGTACTCCCACGCCGGACATTCTGGCCTACCCGCCGGAGCCTCGGGACACGGCCGTGACCCCCCGTCGCGGTCGGGGAGATCATGCCGGTGGTCGGGCGGACGTACCCGCTGCGTCGGACGGCCGGGCGAGCGCACTCGTCGAGACCGCGCACGCCGTGGCAAGATCGTGCTGACGGTGTAACCGTGCGTGACCGGCTCGCCTGTGCCCTGCACGCGCTCCGAAAAATTTTGATCGTGTCGTCCGACCGCAATTGCCGACGACTGCCAGGCACGCACCGGCTGTGGCCTGCGGAAGATCGCTCGAACGCGCCCGCGACCCGGGACCGGGGGCGTCCGTTCGGCCATCGCCGAGGGTGTTCGGACGGTAGCTCCGATCAAGAGCGAATGGCATGCTTGGTCGGGAAGCAACCCGGAGGTGTGGGGTGAGCGGATCAGGACAGCAGGACGGAGCCGGTGACGGTCCGATGGCCGTACGGATCCTGGTGGGGGCCCAACTACGACGACTGCGCGAAGAACGGGGACTGACCAGGGCGGAAGCTGCCGAGCCTATCCGCGCGTCCGAGTCGAAGATCAGCCGGATGGAGCTGGGCAGGGTCGGCTTCAAGGAGCGCGACGTACTCGACCTGCTGTCCCTCTACGGCGTACACGACGAGCGGGAGCGGGCGACGCTGCTGGAGCGGGTACGCGAGGCCAACACGTCGAGCTGGTGGCACCCGTACAGCGACGTCACGCCGAACTGGTTCCAGCGGTATCTGGGGCTGGAGGCGACCGCGATGCTGATCCGGACCTACGAGGTCCAGTTCGTTCCTGGTCTGCTCCAGACCGAGGACTACGCCCGGGCGGTGGTGCGCCTCGGCCACGGGTCGGCGCGGGAGGACGAGGTCGCCCGCCGGGTGAGCCTGCGCATCCAGCGGCAGCAGGTGCTCAGCCGCCCGGATCCGCCGCTGCTCTGGGCGGTGGTGGACGAGGCCGCGCTGCGTCGCCCGGTCGGCGGGGTACAGGTGATGCGCGACCAGCTCGAAGCGTTGATCACCATCGTCACCAAGATGCCGAACGTCAAGCTCCAGGTGATCCCGCTCGCCGCCGGTGGGCACGCCGCGGCCGGCGGAGCCTTCACCATCCTGCGTTTCCCGCAGCAGGACCTGGCCGACCTCGTCTACATCGAACAGTTGACCAGCGCGCTCTATCTGGACAAGCGGGAGGACGTCGACCGCTACTTCGAGGCGGTGAACCGGCTCTTCGTCGAGGCCGCACCGATCAAGGAGACCTTCCAGATCCTGGACCGGATCATCCGCGACCTCGGCGAGACGCCCCGCTGACCGGAGGGCGGCGGCCGCCGCCGCGGCGGCAGGGTCGCTCGGCAGCCCGGGCAACCGGGGCGGGGTCTA is from Micromonospora sp. WMMD1102 and encodes:
- a CDS encoding RNA ligase RtcB family protein, with protein sequence MSQQTSRPESAPDTGPAAVTVFASARSWIESDAVDQCHQVAALDGMVSVAGMPDLHPGKGAPIGAAMVSTVLYPFLVGSDIGCGIAVFPVDLKRVVPEQVARRFPDLDVALNPERDVDHPAWAVLDGEIPAGHLDGLGTVGRGNHFVELARIRTVLDPGHTARLGLAADDLVLIVHSGSRGLGERILRAHTERYGAGPAADPADYLRRHDEAVRWGSLNRRLLAARVLHALGASPTEPIVDECHNLVECRDGAYLHRKGAAPGDGRDVLVAGTRGTCSYLVAAHAGPQANFSVAHGAGRKMSRADALRRGRVKHTVEELRRTPVGSLVVCGDRQLLFEEAPTAYKRIEQVIADLVAHGLATPAATTVPVVTYKTIDRGGPARPAGRRERPEHRRGRGRR
- the prfH gene encoding peptide chain release factor H, yielding MSATAPASQLLISAGRGPQECAWAVAQLLRRLSAEAARRGLVTSRVESVPGDRPGTYRSVLVGIAGDGAEEFADSWTGTLCWQAPSPYRAGAGRKNWYVVARPCRLDAPRTPFAEVDVEVVGCRTGGPGGQHRNKASTAVRATHRPSGIVVVVDTERQFSQNRRIALELIRQRIAAGDRAAGQALGTARWRIHDDLVRGDPVRVERP
- a CDS encoding MmcQ/YjbR family DNA-binding protein, with amino-acid sequence MGVPSAQFLRMVARLAEVEHAQARDYTSFSVRGIRFGYHWPRTSTVGLKQSLSEQAALVAERPDVFEVQFTAGGFGWVVVHLPRIDVDELAELVYEAWSLSAPEELVGAHPHVPTPRP
- a CDS encoding helix-turn-helix transcriptional regulator; the protein is MAVRILVGAQLRRLREERGLTRAEAAEPIRASESKISRMELGRVGFKERDVLDLLSLYGVHDERERATLLERVREANTSSWWHPYSDVTPNWFQRYLGLEATAMLIRTYEVQFVPGLLQTEDYARAVVRLGHGSAREDEVARRVSLRIQRQQVLSRPDPPLLWAVVDEAALRRPVGGVQVMRDQLEALITIVTKMPNVKLQVIPLAAGGHAAAGGAFTILRFPQQDLADLVYIEQLTSALYLDKREDVDRYFEAVNRLFVEAAPIKETFQILDRIIRDLGETPR